The following nucleotide sequence is from Vitis vinifera cultivar Pinot Noir 40024 chromosome 14, ASM3070453v1.
tattttttattttttatttttatttttattttttattttcttctccttttcccTCATTTCcttccccaattttttttatatactctcTCTCTTCCCCTAATTCCCAAGGGAGGCTCCCATTTTTTCCCTCTCAATCTCTccatcttcttcctcctcccCTTACTCCCACGCGCCCCCCTCCCCATATTTTAACTTTCCCACACGGCAGTAGCTCCCCCCTAATTCATCTTTTTTTAACTACTTTCCCTTCCCAAAACACCCACACTGCTGGTTCCCCCAtcctctctcttcctttttttctctttttctttctccctACTCTCACACGCCGACCCCTAGTTTTttccttctccattttttttctccatcttcttcctccttcaacTCACACACACGGCCAACCCCCattccttttccattttcttttctcccattttcttcCTCCCATTTTTTGAtttatcttccttttattttattttattttattttattttattcctatCAACCTTGTCGCCAGTAGGATCGTCGGTCAGTCGCCACTGGTGAGTCACTGCCGCCCAATGACCCCTTCTCATTTATCTCATTCCCTAACTTTCCCATCACACCcgtttcattattattttattattactatttctttattattcttaatttgattttaatagtaattgttgttgGAATTGAGTTTGTGTATTTATGTTTGTTTGTAGGTCTTATGTTTGGACtttgttaattaatatgaaatttagattaatttattattgatggattaatttgaaatttgttaatttggtttTCTAGTATATATTACATTTAGTGATTAATTTGGGAtatttggattatatcaattgcatattgtttatttggacttgggcctattgttaatttgttatttgtttggacttattggattgggcttgaaatattatttccCTTGaccatgtatattttttatatgggcttgttaattgatgtGAATTTTGGGGCCCATAATGTGAGTAGGATTTGTGGGATTATCtgaatatttgatatgggcttggccaatttgaattatttaatttggacatgggacaattgtggtatatattaaattagacttagattatggaatattaaatttaggcataatgagatttattttaatttatcatgttttgagtttgattaattgagtttatattttgactattaatttgggaattttagaTTAAGGTCTACTATAtgtgaaatatttttgttgaattatatttgtttaattggtgaaatttattagactaatttgaagtttgaatttgtgTTATTTCTGTTTTTGTATGGGCCCATTTTGCAATCTTGTTGGCTGAATACGAATTTATGACACGTAGAACTTGTTGtaagttttataaatatttgtttgtatatatttattgagtgtgtacagaattgaacatcgaacaaactagaaattttgtttaaatgagaggaagaagtcaataaatgtgttttgataaaacaacaattttaaaatattatttgtaataaaagaaaaaaaatttatttataaaaattcatttagaaaaattcaaaagaattgtttttaatagaattcgaaaaattgtttttaataacattgtccaaaaatttctttgtttaataaaaattatctaaaaattgttttgtaaataaagttgtcccaaaaattaatttttaataaaattgtccaaaaatattttttttaaataaattctttttccttaattaaaatgagattaaaagtgttttttagaaatagaggatttaaatctttgtttttctttttaattaaaatttcttttgcaaataaagttatgtcgttttaaataatttgtaaaaatcactttttttaaaaatgaaaatgaatcaaaatacttttgtaaataaaattgtaaaaattcattattttctataaataaaaaaaagcacgtaaaataatttttgttgccaaattaaaattttgtaataaattttttttgatacaataagtacaaataacttttttttgaaaattaaatacaaatgaaattgaatcaaatcattaattgaaaataaattgaaacttctttttttgtaaataaataaattaaaatcattaattcaaaatcattctttataaaatcctttaaaatttcttgaaaactatttttttaatattttttttagttcaataaatcattttccataattcctcgtcatttattttgtatattctagtaattaaatttcatcattatttttgtgtatattaatttcCATTATGACTTGTacactgattttttttttgtatccataattaattaattaattgtcactaTTTCTTCAATTCATTTAGTAGAGATCGTAACTATAcgggtttagaggggtgctacggctcaccaccgtaccttcccaataagtaacctaaccccggACCCAGACTCAGTTTTTTACAgacctgtttttttttcttcaagagtcacacttagggtttttctttcttattttgttttttccttaaaaaataaaacaaaaagaagtggcgactccaagtcttttcaaaaaatcaaattttcgccaaataaataaaaaagtcaatttcgccatcgagtgggaacgcatcgagcaaAATACAGGGTCCACAAcaataaagttgttttaaactcatttttattcataaatacttatattaatgagtttattatttaagttttaaattatttttaaaaattcatagacttattaattaattaatacaatGCATTAAGTGTGTAAAAActtattagttttaaaaacttgtgaaaaaacttttatttgttttttaaaagttgttctctatttcactttgtttttaaaagttagaaatagaaaacaataatcAAAAGGTATTATGAAtttgtaaaaattgttttctattttaaaaactaaaaattgttttctattttaaaaactaaaaaattgttttctattttaaaaacaaaatattgtttttaaaaatcatttccttcattttgcTTGTGTGTTCTGATCACATTTGTAACACAACTCTGCATGACATTTGTCTTTTGGCATTCCAGACTTGTTATCCAACCCTTTTTCACCTATATAcgaagatgaaaaataaatggtCCAATTACTAGTCAAAGAGGTCAtgataatcaaattaaaattatttcaggTAATTATTTAACAATTGACTAGCGACAAAAATTTGTATTTCAAGCAATTATTTGACGATACTATTTTGCTATTTGAATCAATAGATTCAACAGCCAAGGTTCCAATATGTGAAATCATGCTCTGTCAGCGACTTAATCATCTTCCAGTGAACGTCCAACGGGCAAGCTTTGGGGAAATTGCATTTCTTCTTATATATATAGAGCTTTAGGGTATACTACTTCAGCAACTCGCAGACAAACATGGCTACTACCAATGCCTCACTTCAACTTCTTTTTCTTGTCATTATGTCCTCGGGGTTTCTTTTCCCTGAAATCCTTAAACCAGGCTGCTGCCATGGTGATCACCACAGGGCAGCCTCCTTTGAAACTGAGAGGGTAGCTCTTCTCAAGTTCAAACAAGGCCTTACAGATCCTTCTCATCGACTCTCATCTTGGGTAGGGGAAGACTGCTGCAAATGGAGAGGCGTCGTCTGCAACAACAGGAGTGGACATGTCATCAAACTCAATCTGCGTAGTCTTGATGATGACGGAACACATGGCAAGTTGGGCGGTGAGATCAGTCATTCTttgcttgatttgaaatatttgaatcaCTTAGACCTCAGCATGAATAATTTTGAAGGGACTCGAATCCCCAAGTTCATTGGTTCACTGGAAAAGTTGAGATATCTCAATCTCTCCGGTGCCTCCTTCAGTGGACCGATTCCTCCACAACTTGGAAATCTTTCCAGGTTGATCTACCTTGACCTCAAGGAATACTTCGATTTCAATACATACCCTGATGAGTCAAGCCAGAATGATCTTCAGTGGATATCGGGTCTTTCTTCTTTAAGACACCTTAATTTAGAAGGAGTCAATCTAAGTAGAGCTTCTGCTTATTGGCTTCATGCTGTTAGCAAGCTTCCTCTTTCCGAGTTGCATCTACCTAGTTGTGGACTTTCTGTCCTCCCTCGTTCTCTCCCATCTTCCAATCTTACATCCCTTTCAATGCTTGTTCTCTCCAACAATGGTTTCAACACCACAATACCCCACTGGATATTCCAGCTGAGGAATCTTGTGTACCTTGATCTCAGCTTTAACAATCTTCGAGGCTCAATTTTAGATGCATTTGCAAACAGGACTTCTCTTGAAAGTTTAAGAAAGATGGGTAGCCTCTGCAACTTGAAAACACTGATCCTTTCTGAGAACGATTTGAATGGGGAAATAACTGAAATGATAGATGTTGTATCTGGGTGCAACAACTGTAGTTTAGAGAACCTGAATCTGGGATTGAATGAACTGGGTGGTTTTCTTCCTTATTCACTAGGAAACCTGTCCAACTTGCAGTCTGTTCTGCTTTGGGACAACTCGTTTGTAGGCTCAATTCCGAATTCAATAGGAAACTTGTTGAATTTGGAAGAGCTGTACCTCTCTAATAATCAAATGAGTGGGACCATTCCAGAAACACTTGGACAACTTAATAAGTTGGTTGCGTTAGATATCTCTGAGAATCCATGGGAAGGTGTTCTAACAGAAGCCCATTTGTCAAATCTCACAAACTTAAAGGAGTTGTCCATCGCTAAATTTTCGTTACTTCCAGACCTAACATTGGTTATCAATATCAGTTCTGAGTGGATCCCCCCTTTTAAGCTCCAATACCTTAAGCTGAGATCATGCCAAGTGGGTCCTAAATTTCCAGTTTGGCTCAGAAACCAAAATGAGCTTAACACTCTCATACTCAGGAATGCTCGAATTTCAGACACCATACCAGAGTGGTTTTGGAAGTTAGACTTGGAATTGGATCAACTGGACTTGGGCTATAATCAATTAAGTGGCAGAACTCCAAACTCATTAAAGTTCACTCTTCAATCCTCGGTTTGTTTGATGTGGAACCATTTCAATGGTTCTCTGCCCCTTTGGTCATCAAATGTGAGTAGCCTACTTTTGGGAAATAATTCATTTTCTGGACCAATCCCTCGGGATATCGGGGAAAGAATGCCCATGCTGACAGAGTTACATCTCTCTCATAACTCTCTAAGTGGAACCCTTCCCGAGTCCATTGGTGAACTGATTGGTTTAGTGACTCTGGATATCTCAAACAATAGTTTGACTGGAGAAATCCCTGCATTGTGGAATGGTGTTCCCAATTTGGTGTCGCATGTAGACCTGTCAAACAACAACTTATCTGGTGAGCTGCCAACTTCTGTGGGTGCTCTGTCCTACCTTATCTTTTTAATGCTCAGCAACAATCATCTTTCTGGGGAACTTCCTTCTGCCTTACAGAATTGCACAAACATCCGTACTCTTGATCTGGGAGGCAACAGATTTTCAGGAAATATTCCAGCATGGATTGGACAAACAATGCCAAGTCTTTGGATTCTACGACTACGATCAAATTTGTTTGATGGGAGCATTCCGTTACAACTTTGCACTCTTTCCTCTCTTCACATATTGGATCTTGCACAAAATAATCTGTCAGGATCTATTCCCTCTTGCGTTGGGAATTTAAGTGCTATGGCGTCCGAAATTGAAACATTCAGATATGAGGCCGAGTTGACGGTGTTGACGAAAGGAAGGGAAGATTCATATAGAAACATTCTCTATCTTGTGAATAGCATAGACCTGTCCAACAATGGCCTATCTGGAGATGTGCCTGGAGGGCTAACAAATCTTTCAAGATTAGGCACCTTGAACTTGTCTATGAACCATTTGACAGGAAAAATACCAGACAACATTGGGGACTTACAATTGTTGGAAACTCTAGACCTCTCAAGAAATCAGCTTTCCGGTCCAATTCCACCAGGTATGGTTTCTTTGACTCTCATAAATCACTTGAACCTGTCGTATTACAACCTGTCAGGTAGAATTCCATCAGGCAACCAGCTGCAAACCCTGGATGATCCATCAATATACAGGGACAACCCTGCACTATGTGGGCGTCCAATAACTGCTAAGTGTCCTGGTGATGATAATGGAACCCCCAATCCTCCCAGTGGAGATGATGAAGATGACAACGAAGATGGAGCTGAGGCTGAAATGAAGTGGTTCTACATGAGCATGGGAACAGGATTTGTGGTGGGGTTTTGGGGAGTTTGTGGCACCTTAGTAATAAAGCAGTCATGGAGGCATGCCTATTTTAGGCTTGTGTATGACATCAAAGAGTGGCTGCTTCTAGTCATTCAGCTGAATGTAGGCCGTCTCCAAAGGAAACTGAATTTGG
It contains:
- the LOC100855333 gene encoding receptor-like protein EIX2, giving the protein MATTNASLQLLFLVIMSSGFLFPEILKPGCCHGDHHRAASFETERVALLKFKQGLTDPSHRLSSWVGEDCCKWRGVVCNNRSGHVIKLNLRSLDDDGTHGKLGGEISHSLLDLKYLNHLDLSMNNFEGTRIPKFIGSLEKLRYLNLSGASFSGPIPPQLGNLSRLIYLDLKEYFDFNTYPDESSQNDLQWISGLSSLRHLNLEGVNLSRASAYWLHAVSKLPLSELHLPSCGLSVLPRSLPSSNLTSLSMLVLSNNGFNTTIPHWIFQLRNLVYLDLSFNNLRGSILDAFANRTSLESLRKMGSLCNLKTLILSENDLNGEITEMIDVVSGCNNCSLENLNLGLNELGGFLPYSLGNLSNLQSVLLWDNSFVGSIPNSIGNLLNLEELYLSNNQMSGTIPETLGQLNKLVALDISENPWEGVLTEAHLSNLTNLKELSIAKFSLLPDLTLVINISSEWIPPFKLQYLKLRSCQVGPKFPVWLRNQNELNTLILRNARISDTIPEWFWKLDLELDQLDLGYNQLSGRTPNSLKFTLQSSVCLMWNHFNGSLPLWSSNVSSLLLGNNSFSGPIPRDIGERMPMLTELHLSHNSLSGTLPESIGELIGLVTLDISNNSLTGEIPALWNGVPNLVSHVDLSNNNLSGELPTSVGALSYLIFLMLSNNHLSGELPSALQNCTNIRTLDLGGNRFSGNIPAWIGQTMPSLWILRLRSNLFDGSIPLQLCTLSSLHILDLAQNNLSGSIPSCVGNLSAMASEIETFRYEAELTVLTKGREDSYRNILYLVNSIDLSNNGLSGDVPGGLTNLSRLGTLNLSMNHLTGKIPDNIGDLQLLETLDLSRNQLSGPIPPGMVSLTLINHLNLSYYNLSGRIPSGNQLQTLDDPSIYRDNPALCGRPITAKCPGDDNGTPNPPSGDDEDDNEDGAEAEMKWFYMSMGTGFVVGFWGVCGTLVIKQSWRHAYFRLVYDIKEWLLLVIQLNVGRLQRKLNLGRSQHHT